A segment of the Streptomyces sp. XD-27 genome:
GCGCTCGCCGCGGAGGCGCGCGGACCGCGCCACCCGTACGCCGCACCCCGCCCCGCGGGCTGATCTCACCGGCCGCCCGCACCGCGCTGACCGCGGCGCACGCGGAGTACGAGCGAAAATTCGGGCATGTGTTCGTCATCTGCCTCGACGGCGTCCGCCCGGACGAGGCGCTCGACGCGGAGCTGGCGGCGATCCGCATGCGACTGGGTCACGACGAGGAAACGGAAACCGCGGTCTGCGCGGACGAACTACGCCGTATGGCCCGCGGCCGCCTCACACACCTCGCCGGAATCTGCCGGTAGATACCCGTTCGTCCCTGTGCGATAGCCCGTACGTGCCTGTTTGATCACACCGCTCGACCCCGAGCGAAGGAACCGACAACACGTCGCTACGATGGCCAGGGCCGGTGGACCGTACCCGGCCGGGCCCGACCGACAGCGAAGCCGGCAGGCCCCGATCCCCGCTCCCGGAGGGTTTTCCGTGCCGGCTGGAACGCTTTACCGCGGCCGGGAAGGCATGTGGTCCTGGGTGGCTCACCGAGTCACCGGCGTCCTCATTTTCTTCTTCCTGTTCGTGCACGTGCTCGACACCTCGCTCGTCCGCGTGTCGCCAGAGGCGTACGACGACGTCGTCGCCACGTACAAGAACCCCATCGTCAACCTGATGGAGTACGGCCTCGTCGCCGCCATCCTCTTCCACGCGCTCAACGGTCTGCGGGTCATCGCCGTCGACTTCTGGTCCAAGGGCCCGAAGTACCAGCGGCAGATGCTGTGGACCGTCGTCGGCGTCTGGGTGGCGCTGATGGCCGGCGCCTTCTACCCGATCCTTCAGCACACGCTGCGCGACTGGTTCGGGAGCTGACGATGTCCACTGAGACGACTTCGACCGCGAGCGACGTGAACGACGTGAACACCGACGTCAGCCTGTACGACGTGGACAACCCGGCGCCGGTCATCGAGCCGCCGCGGGCCCGCAGCAAGAAGACGCCGAA
Coding sequences within it:
- the sdhC gene encoding succinate dehydrogenase, cytochrome b556 subunit yields the protein MPAGTLYRGREGMWSWVAHRVTGVLIFFFLFVHVLDTSLVRVSPEAYDDVVATYKNPIVNLMEYGLVAAILFHALNGLRVIAVDFWSKGPKYQRQMLWTVVGVWVALMAGAFYPILQHTLRDWFGS